A window of the Xenopus laevis strain J_2021 chromosome 9_10L, Xenopus_laevis_v10.1, whole genome shotgun sequence genome harbors these coding sequences:
- the c9orf64.L gene encoding chromosome 9 open reading frame 64 L homeolog isoform X3: protein MAQPLPPREAGKFIAENSKDVFVEAAGVRSLAEKLFEKIGRNEITLKGWKSLHELNPQDSGEDAVNWVFFADTLNFSFWSESEEKKYMVKYKGKEYSGYWSICAAMNRTLDEGIPLTTASYYSSITLEQLKHVLRSDSDTPIPMIEERLEILHQTGKILMEKFGGSYLNCIRMSQNSAVKLMQLVVDNFPSYQDEGNFKGKTVAFYKRAQILVGDTWGVLEGKDDGCFHDIQNITMFADYRIPQALAHFGAMKYSEELLKKLKEGWLFRNGDVEEMEIRGCSIWAVELICEQLQKIFEKHGKPMSNEINPVLIDHFLWDYARDYRNEINAIPFHRVRCIYY from the exons ATGGCTCAACCACTTCCACCAAGGGAGGCTGGCAAGTTCATTGCAGAAAACAGCAAGGATGTGTTTGTAGAGGCCGCAGGTGTGAGATCACTTGCAGAGAAGCTATTTGAGAAGATTGGAAGGAATGAAATAACCCTGAAGGGCTGGAAATCCTTGCACGAGCTAAACCCACAGGATTCTGGGGAAGATGCTGTCAACTGGGTATTCTTTGCGGACACCTTAAACTTCTCATTCTGGTCAGAGAGTGAAGAAAAGAAATACATGGTCAAGTACAAGGGGAAAGAGTATAGTGGCTATTGGTCCATCTGTGCAGCAATGAACAGAACCTTGGATGAAG GTATTCCCCTCACTACTGCCTCCTATTATTCAAGCATAACATTAGAGCAGCTGAAACACGTCCTTCGTTCTGACTCTGATACACCCATTCCAATGATAGAAGAACGTTTGGAGATTCTACATCAGACTGGGAAAATCCTTATGGAGAAGTTTGGAGGCTCTTACCTAAACTGCATCAGGATGAGCCAGAACAGTGCAGTGAAACTCATGCAGCTGGTGGTGGACAATTTCCCTTCTTACCAGGACGAGGGTAATTTTAAG GGTAAGACGGTGGCATTTTACAAGCGAGCCCAGATCCTGGTGGGAGACACATGGGGGGTGCTGGAAGGCAAAGATGATGGTTGTTTCCATGACATCCAGAATATAACTATGTTTGCAGACTACAGAATTCCCCAGGCATTAGCCCACTTTGGGGCAATGAAATATTCAGAAGAGTTGTTGAAAAAGCTTAAAGAAG GATGGCTTTTTAGGAATGGAGATGTGGAGGAAATGGAAATCCGAGGCTGTTCTATCTGGGCAGTGGAACTCATCTGTGAGCAACTACAGAAGATTTTTGAGAAGCATGGGAAGCCGATGAGTAACGAGATTAACCCAGTCCTAATTGACCACTTTCTGTGGGACTATGCCCGAGATTACAGAAACGAGATAAATGCCATTCCTTTTCACAGAGTGCGCTGTATCTACTATTAG
- the c9orf64.L gene encoding chromosome 9 open reading frame 64 L homeolog (The RefSeq protein has 1 substitution compared to this genomic sequence), translated as MAQPLPPREAGKFIAENSKDVFVEAAGVRSLAEKLFEKIGRNEITLKGWKSLHELNPQDSGEDAVNWVFFADTLNFSFWSESEEKKYMVKYKGKEYSGYWSICAAMNRTLDEGIPLTTASYYSSITLEQLKHVLRSDSDTPIPMIEERLEILHQTGKILMEKFGGSYLNCIRMSRNSAVKLMQLVVDNFPSYQDEGNFKGKTVAFYKRAQILVGDTWGVLEGKDDGCFHDIQNITMFADYRIPQALAHFGAMKYSEELLKKLKEGWLFRNGDVEEMEIRGCSIWAVELICEQLQKIFEKHGKPMSNEINPVLIDHFLWDYARDYRNEINAIPFHRVRCIYY; from the exons ATGGCTCAACCACTTCCACCAAGGGAGGCTGGCAAGTTCATTGCAGAAAACAGCAAGGATGTGTTTGTAGAGGCCGCAGGTGTGAGATCACTTGCAGAGAAGCTATTTGAGAAGATTGGAAGGAATGAAATAACCCTGAAGGGCTGGAAATCCTTGCACGAGCTAAACCCACAGGATTCTGGGGAAGATGCTGTCAACTGGGTATTCTTTGCGGACACCTTAAACTTCTCATTCTGGTCAGAGAGTGAAGAAAAGAAATACATGGTCAAGTACAAGGGGAAAGAGTATAGTGGCTATTGGTCCATCTGTGCAGCAATGAACAGAACCTTGGATGAAG GTATTCCCCTCACTACTGCCTCCTATTATTCAAGCATAACATTAGAGCAGCTGAAACACGTCCTTCGTTCTGACTCTGATACACCCATTCCAATGATAGAAGAACGTTTGGAGATTCTACATCAGACTGGGAAAATCCTTATGGAGAAGTTTGGAGGCTCTTACCTAAACTGCATCAGGATGAGCCAGAACAGTGCAGTGAAACTCATGCAGCTGGTGGTGGACAATTTCCCTTCTTACCAGGACGAGGGTAATTTTAAG GGTAAGACGGTGGCATTTTACAAGCGAGCCCAGATCCTGGTGGGAGACACATGGGGGGTGCTGGAAGGCAAAGATGATGGTTGTTTCCATGACATCCAGAATATAACTATGTTTGCAGACTACAGAATTCCCCAGGCATTAGCCCACTTTGGGGCAATGAAATATTCAGAAGAGTTGTTGAAAAAGCTTAAAGAAG GATGGCTTTTTAGGAATGGAGATGTGGAGGAAATGGAAATCCGAGGCTGTTCTATCTGGGCAGTGGAACTCATCTGTGAGCAACTACAGAAGATTTTTGAGAAGCATGGGAAGCCGATGAGTAACGAGATTAACCCAGTCCTAATTGACCACTTTCTGTGGGACTATGCCCGAGATTACAGAAACGAGATAAATGCCATTCCTTTTCACAGAGTGCGCTGTATCTACTATTAG